A single genomic interval of Patescibacteria group bacterium harbors:
- a CDS encoding M50 family metallopeptidase translates to MSILLTIIGLSIVIFFHEFGHFIFARIFGVRVEEFGFGYPPRMFGWIKTDKNKWNFKFFWNKNIPKEADKKTIYSVNWIPFGGFNKLKGEMGGQEKDDWGAQKWWKKVLIGAGGVCMNFILAIILFSFCFSAGIPQAVEQTTGGGKIKEIIGIQISMVSPNSSAEKAGIKIGDVVLSIDGQEIKTVEGLQNYIKPKVNQTVKIKIKRNLQIIEKEVNVLPASQNFQDIEESYGVIGVGLANIAIVSYPWYQSIYEGFKTTFLLIGQWCYSLYLIFKTLIIKHHMIGQFVGPVGLAAMGGEVARVGFIYLVQFLAIISVAIGVSQFIPIPGLDGSRILFAFIEGIRKKPIKQETENFILTIGFYLLLVLAVLLTYQDLAHLFSKFFK, encoded by the coding sequence ATGTCTATTCTTTTAACCATTATTGGCTTGAGTATTGTCATATTTTTCCATGAATTCGGGCATTTTATTTTTGCCCGCATTTTTGGCGTCAGGGTTGAAGAATTCGGTTTTGGTTATCCGCCCAGAATGTTCGGTTGGATAAAAACTGATAAAAATAAATGGAATTTTAAATTTTTTTGGAATAAAAATATTCCCAAAGAAGCGGACAAAAAAACCATTTATTCTGTTAATTGGATTCCTTTCGGAGGATTTAATAAATTAAAAGGAGAAATGGGTGGCCAGGAGAAAGATGATTGGGGGGCACAAAAGTGGTGGAAAAAGGTTTTAATCGGAGCGGGCGGCGTTTGCATGAATTTTATTTTGGCGATCATTTTATTTTCTTTTTGTTTCTCTGCCGGCATACCGCAGGCAGTCGAGCAAACGACCGGGGGAGGAAAAATTAAGGAAATTATCGGCATCCAAATAAGCATGGTCAGTCCCAATTCGTCTGCTGAAAAAGCCGGTATTAAAATAGGAGATGTGGTTCTTAGTATTGACGGACAAGAAATTAAAACAGTGGAAGGCCTTCAAAACTATATTAAACCGAAAGTCAATCAAACGGTTAAAATAAAAATAAAACGCAATTTGCAAATTATTGAAAAAGAAGTTAATGTTCTGCCGGCCAGTCAAAACTTTCAAGATATAGAAGAATCTTATGGCGTGATCGGCGTGGGATTGGCCAATATTGCCATTGTTTCTTATCCTTGGTATCAATCGATTTATGAAGGTTTTAAAACAACTTTTTTATTGATCGGACAATGGTGTTATTCTCTTTATTTGATTTTTAAAACTTTAATAATCAAGCACCATATGATTGGCCAGTTTGTCGGTCCGGTTGGATTGGCGGCAATGGGTGGAGAAGTAGCCAGGGTTGGTTTTATTTATTTGGTTCAATTTTTAGCCATTATTTCCGTAGCCATAGGCGTCTCGCAGTTTATTCCTATTCCCGGTCTTGACGGTTCACGCATTCTTTTCGCCTTTATAGAAGGAATCAGAAAAAAACCGATTAAACAAGAAACGGAAAATTTTATTTTAACCATTGGTTTTTATTTATTATTAGTTTTGGCTGTTTTGCTTACCTATCAAGATTTAGCGCATTTATTCAGTAAGTTTTTCAAATAA
- the proS gene encoding proline--tRNA ligase, producing the protein MRQNNFFTKTSKTDPKDAATFSHKFLVKAGYINQLTSGAWSLLPLGLRVYKKIENIIREEMNALGAEEILMPSLQPKELWLETGRWDTIDPPLFKVKDRHEKWLALGSTHEEVVTDLARTYIESYKDLPKAVYQIQNKFRNEMRPTGGLLRTREFIMKDLYSFHKSSEDLDDFYEKVKQAYFKIYDRCQLKAVAVEASSGSIGGSISNEFMILADSGEDKILVCPKCGWGANTEIGKDITECPKCSSKLEMKNAIEISHVFKLKTVYSQKMNLNFTDSDGQKKLVMMGCYGIGLQRLMATIIEASHDQNGIIWPASVSPFDVHLIGLDLDDKNIAEQAEKIYKKLSEKYEVLFDDRQDSAGAKFKDADLIGIPVRLVISKKTGDKVEYKERDKKECQLFTLEELLAKLK; encoded by the coding sequence ATGCGACAAAATAATTTTTTTACTAAAACTTCTAAAACCGATCCCAAAGATGCGGCTACCTTCAGCCATAAATTTTTGGTAAAAGCCGGTTATATCAATCAATTAACCAGCGGCGCTTGGTCTTTATTGCCCTTGGGTTTGCGCGTTTATAAAAAAATTGAGAATATCATTCGCGAAGAAATGAATGCTCTTGGCGCGGAAGAAATTTTAATGCCTTCTCTTCAGCCTAAAGAATTATGGCTTGAAACCGGACGTTGGGATACGATTGATCCGCCTTTATTTAAAGTTAAAGATCGCCATGAAAAATGGCTGGCGCTTGGCTCAACTCATGAAGAAGTGGTTACTGACTTGGCCAGAACTTATATTGAATCTTATAAAGATCTGCCTAAAGCGGTTTATCAAATTCAAAATAAATTTCGCAATGAAATGCGTCCAACCGGCGGATTATTGAGAACCCGGGAATTTATTATGAAAGATTTATACAGTTTTCATAAATCGTCCGAAGATTTGGATGATTTTTACGAAAAAGTGAAACAAGCTTATTTTAAAATATATGATCGCTGCCAACTTAAAGCCGTGGCTGTTGAAGCTTCTTCGGGTTCAATCGGAGGCAGTATTTCAAACGAATTTATGATTTTAGCCGATTCGGGTGAAGATAAAATTTTAGTTTGTCCAAAATGCGGTTGGGGAGCGAATACGGAAATCGGCAAAGACATAACAGAGTGTCCAAAATGTTCAAGCAAGCTTGAAATGAAAAATGCCATTGAAATCAGTCATGTTTTTAAATTAAAAACAGTTTACAGTCAAAAAATGAATTTGAATTTTACGGATAGCGACGGACAAAAAAAATTGGTAATGATGGGTTGCTACGGTATCGGTTTACAAAGATTGATGGCGACGATTATTGAAGCTTCTCATGATCAGAATGGAATTATTTGGCCAGCTTCTGTCAGTCCGTTTGATGTTCATTTAATCGGTTTGGATCTAGACGATAAAAATATAGCCGAACAAGCGGAAAAAATTTATAAAAAACTTTCGGAAAAATATGAAGTTCTTTTTGACGATCGGCAAGATTCCGCTGGCGCTAAATTTAAAGATGCTGATTTAATCGGTATCCCGGTCAGATTGGTTATCAGTAAAAAAACAGGAGATAAAGTGGAATACAAAGAAAGAGACAAAAAAGAATGCCAGCTATTTACATTAGAAGAATTATTAGCTAAACTGAAATAG
- a CDS encoding rod shape-determining protein, whose product MFKNFFGIFAKDIGIDLGTTNFRVYIRGKGLVFNEPSIVAINTRNDQIIAIGSNALKMVGKAPAHISIVKPLDHGIISDFEVTEKMLKSIIEKVQKETFTLLPRARVFTTIPLDVTEVEKKSLEDVILQAGGREVFLVERPMAAAIGARLPIHDSVGSLIVELGGGLSEMALISLHGVVTWKSLKIGGESLNKNIMNYAREKFNILLGEHTTEEVKIKIGSAFAHAPQEMKIKGRDLITGLPREIIMTDAQLREAMMPVLKTIAESIHDTIEATPPELVADIYERGLVLSGGGALLRGLDKLIQKRINIPIFVTDDPSTSVIRGLGLILEDYENLKDVIIPSARG is encoded by the coding sequence ATGTTTAAAAATTTTTTTGGAATATTTGCCAAAGACATAGGCATTGATTTGGGCACCACCAATTTCCGCGTTTATATTCGCGGCAAGGGCTTAGTGTTCAATGAACCGTCAATTGTCGCCATTAATACCAGGAATGATCAGATTATCGCCATTGGCAGCAATGCTTTAAAAATGGTCGGCAAAGCGCCGGCTCATATTTCAATTGTCAAACCGCTGGATCACGGTATTATTTCTGATTTTGAAGTGACGGAAAAAATGCTTAAATCAATTATTGAAAAAGTTCAAAAAGAAACCTTTACTCTTTTGCCCCGAGCGAGAGTTTTTACCACTATTCCTTTGGATGTAACCGAAGTGGAGAAAAAATCCTTAGAGGATGTTATTCTTCAAGCCGGCGGCAGAGAAGTATTTCTGGTGGAAAGACCGATGGCCGCGGCTATTGGCGCGAGATTGCCGATTCATGACTCAGTAGGCAGTTTAATTGTTGAATTGGGTGGAGGACTTTCGGAAATGGCCTTGATTTCTTTGCACGGAGTTGTTACTTGGAAATCCTTGAAAATCGGCGGCGAGTCATTGAATAAAAATATTATGAATTATGCTCGAGAAAAATTTAATATTCTTTTGGGAGAACATACGACGGAAGAAGTTAAAATAAAAATCGGTTCCGCTTTTGCTCACGCGCCGCAAGAAATGAAAATTAAGGGTAGAGATTTAATAACCGGTTTGCCCAGAGAGATAATCATGACTGACGCCCAGCTTAGAGAGGCGATGATGCCGGTTTTAAAAACTATCGCGGAAAGCATCCATGATACCATTGAAGCCACCCCGCCGGAATTGGTAGCGGATATTTATGAAAGAGGATTGGTCTTGTCAGGTGGCGGAGCGTTGCTTCGGGGCCTGGATAAATTAATTCAAAAAAGAATTAATATTCCGATTTTTGTTACTGACGATCCATCAACTTCCGTGATCCGAGGACTTGGTCTCATTTTGGAAGATTATGAAAATTTAAAAGATGTGATTATTCCTTCGGCAAGAGGATAA
- a CDS encoding AAA family ATPase: MYLKRVELIGFKSFAQRTVLEFAPPEGDKFSITSIVGPNGSGKSNIGDGIRWALGEQSIKSLRGKTSEDVIFSGSDKKLRLNVAEVSLFFNNEDGLTPIDYKEFTITRRIYRSGEGEYLINKSKVRLQDILMLLARANFGQKSYSIISQGMVDQVLQASPMERKKFFDEATGIRQYQIKRDEAARKIEKSEENLKQAEIALAEIEPRMKSLTRQIKRLEKRQEIEAQLQNLQKKYYGSILQGLDEQIIEINKEIKQESEGQKIIEKKLSEMQKESENLVYEETDDKYQNLQKDYQKILELKDELFNKQSTLKAKIYFEEEKRKQVQLTHQKTKFAGDPEKIFSELKDIGALYEKFLQNLNQISLTEDLEKIKNLAQDVSKKINHLFEYFQRPQLITNLPNENEVEKIQKEKDELDQQISDLNKKLSEINQELGLFTENERQKRTKLLEWQRKIQDQQLELNVINHKINEFQINLARVETKKDTLLEEIKNEMKIDPQNLSVADEAVNQEVTMPFEEIQNLKHQLELIGGIDPEITKEYPQVHEHFEFLSTQSIDLKEGIKSLNLIIKELDKKIKEQFTQNFSKINQEFERYFKMFFGGGKAKIVFEEDKELEEKDEEQKINPEDENKKESEPEEEEKSESNINGIEILAVPPGKKVKNVETLSGGERALTSLALIFAIININKPPFVVIDESDAALDEQNSNRFAQILDELRNFTQFIVITHNRQTMEAANILYGVTISVDGVSKLISLKLED, from the coding sequence ATGTATCTCAAACGAGTAGAATTAATCGGCTTTAAATCCTTTGCTCAAAGGACGGTTTTGGAATTTGCTCCGCCCGAAGGAGATAAATTCAGCATTACTTCAATTGTCGGTCCGAATGGCAGCGGAAAATCAAATATCGGCGACGGAATCAGATGGGCATTGGGCGAACAAAGCATAAAATCATTACGCGGAAAAACATCCGAAGATGTGATTTTCTCCGGTTCTGATAAAAAATTGCGTCTTAACGTGGCTGAAGTAAGCCTCTTTTTTAATAATGAAGACGGCTTGACGCCAATAGATTATAAAGAATTCACCATTACCCGCCGAATTTACAGAAGCGGCGAAGGAGAATATTTAATCAACAAAAGCAAAGTTCGGTTACAGGATATTTTGATGCTTCTGGCCAGAGCGAATTTTGGACAAAAAAGTTACAGTATTATCAGTCAAGGAATGGTTGACCAAGTTTTGCAGGCCTCTCCCATGGAAAGAAAAAAATTCTTTGACGAAGCAACCGGTATCAGGCAATATCAAATTAAAAGAGACGAAGCGGCGAGAAAAATAGAAAAATCTGAAGAAAATTTGAAACAAGCAGAAATCGCTTTGGCGGAAATTGAACCGCGGATGAAATCATTAACACGCCAAATTAAAAGATTGGAAAAACGCCAAGAAATAGAAGCTCAATTGCAAAATTTGCAAAAAAAATATTACGGATCGATACTTCAAGGCCTGGACGAACAAATTATTGAAATTAATAAAGAAATCAAACAGGAATCGGAAGGCCAAAAAATCATAGAAAAAAAATTATCAGAAATGCAGAAAGAATCGGAAAATCTGGTCTATGAAGAAACTGACGATAAGTATCAAAATCTGCAAAAAGATTATCAGAAAATTCTGGAACTTAAAGACGAATTATTCAACAAGCAGTCAACCTTGAAAGCTAAAATATATTTTGAAGAAGAAAAAAGAAAACAGGTTCAGCTTACTCATCAAAAAACAAAGTTTGCCGGCGATCCGGAAAAAATATTCAGCGAGCTGAAAGATATCGGCGCGCTTTACGAAAAATTCCTGCAAAATTTAAATCAAATTTCATTGACCGAAGATTTGGAAAAAATAAAAAATCTAGCCCAAGATGTTTCCAAAAAAATAAATCATCTTTTTGAATATTTCCAGCGCCCGCAGCTTATTACTAATCTCCCCAATGAAAATGAAGTAGAAAAAATTCAAAAAGAAAAAGATGAGCTGGATCAACAAATAAGCGATTTAAATAAAAAATTAAGCGAGATTAATCAAGAGCTTGGCCTTTTCACGGAAAATGAACGCCAAAAAAGAACAAAACTGCTTGAATGGCAGAGAAAAATCCAAGATCAACAATTAGAATTAAATGTTATTAACCACAAAATCAATGAATTTCAAATCAATTTGGCCCGCGTAGAAACAAAAAAGGACACTCTTTTGGAAGAAATAAAAAATGAAATGAAAATAGATCCTCAAAATTTATCTGTCGCCGATGAGGCCGTAAATCAGGAAGTTACTATGCCTTTTGAAGAAATACAAAATTTAAAACACCAGTTGGAACTGATCGGCGGAATTGATCCCGAAATCACCAAAGAATATCCGCAAGTGCATGAACATTTTGAATTCTTAAGCACTCAAAGCATTGATCTTAAAGAAGGTATCAAGTCGCTCAATCTAATTATCAAAGAATTGGATAAAAAAATAAAAGAACAATTTACCCAAAATTTTTCCAAAATCAATCAAGAATTTGAAAGATATTTCAAAATGTTCTTCGGCGGCGGCAAAGCGAAAATAGTTTTTGAAGAAGATAAAGAATTGGAAGAAAAAGATGAAGAACAAAAAATAAATCCTGAAGACGAAAATAAAAAAGAGAGCGAACCTGAAGAAGAGGAAAAATCCGAATCAAATATCAATGGAATTGAAATTTTGGCCGTCCCGCCCGGAAAAAAAGTAAAAAATGTGGAAACACTGTCCGGTGGAGAAAGAGCTTTAACTTCATTGGCTTTGATTTTTGCCATCATCAATATCAATAAACCTCCTTTCGTAGTCATCGATGAATCTGATGCCGCCTTGGATGAACAAAATTCAAACAGATTCGCTCAGATATTGGATGAACTTCGCAACTTTACACAATTTATCGTTATTACTCATAATCGACAAACTATGGAAGCCGCCAATATTCTTTACGGCGTAACCATCAGCGTTGACGGTGTTTCAAAATTAATTTCCCTGAAATTGGAGGATTAA
- the rnc gene encoding ribonuclease III translates to MMFKIQKKIKEIPFLPEIKRMLPLEQVIKIKFKNKNLLLQSLIHRSFLNEHPRFIVSHNERFEFLGDAVIELIVTKYLFNNFPNPEGELTVFRSSLVNAKTLSKVASEIKLDHYLFLSKGETGSTGKSKEIILADAFEALIGAIYLDQGFEVAEKFIYRVLLTQLSFIVKNQLYKDPKSELQEIAQGKLKITPSYKVIEEIGPAHAKIFTVGVFLNTEMIAIGKGQSKQEAEVDAAHNALKKGFDKK, encoded by the coding sequence ATGATGTTTAAAATTCAAAAAAAAATCAAAGAAATTCCTTTTCTTCCCGAAATCAAAAGAATGCTACCCCTTGAACAAGTCATTAAAATTAAATTCAAAAATAAGAATTTGCTTCTTCAATCTTTAATACATCGCTCTTTTTTAAATGAACATCCCCGATTCATTGTTTCCCATAATGAAAGGTTTGAATTTTTGGGTGATGCGGTAATTGAGCTGATTGTGACAAAATATCTTTTTAATAATTTCCCGAATCCAGAAGGAGAATTGACGGTTTTTCGTTCAAGCTTGGTTAACGCCAAAACTTTGTCAAAAGTCGCCTCAGAAATAAAACTTGACCATTATCTTTTTCTCTCAAAAGGAGAAACCGGTTCCACGGGAAAATCAAAAGAAATTATTTTAGCCGACGCCTTTGAAGCCCTTATCGGGGCTATTTATTTAGACCAAGGATTTGAAGTGGCGGAAAAATTCATTTACCGAGTTTTATTAACTCAACTGAGTTTTATTGTTAAAAATCAATTATATAAAGATCCCAAAAGCGAATTACAGGAAATCGCTCAAGGAAAATTAAAAATTACGCCTAGCTACAAAGTGATTGAAGAAATCGGTCCGGCTCACGCAAAAATATTTACGGTTGGCGTTTTTTTAAACACGGAAATGATTGCCATTGGCAAAGGACAAAGCAAACAAGAAGCGGAAGTTGATGCGGCTCATAATGCCCTGAAAAAAGGATTTGACAAAAAGTAA
- the nusB gene encoding transcription antitermination factor NusB translates to MAQRHLARTIALQTLTEWDFNKSVVKTKVSIEEITKRNLKEFAPENFEGKEFTESLIAKITDNLEKIDSYIQKYAPQWPIDQITLVDRNILRLGILELAILKEIPPKVAINEAIEIAKSFGGATSSKFVNGVLGAIFEDIEKETKPKNSDKTK, encoded by the coding sequence ATGGCTCAAAGACATTTAGCCAGAACTATTGCGCTCCAAACTTTAACCGAATGGGATTTTAACAAATCTGTCGTTAAAACCAAAGTTAGTATTGAAGAAATTACAAAAAGAAATTTAAAAGAATTCGCTCCGGAAAATTTTGAAGGAAAAGAATTTACCGAAAGTTTGATTGCCAAAATCACGGATAATTTGGAAAAAATTGATTCGTATATTCAGAAATACGCTCCTCAATGGCCGATTGACCAGATAACCTTGGTTGACAGAAATATACTCAGGTTGGGTATTTTGGAATTGGCGATTTTAAAAGAAATTCCGCCAAAAGTGGCGATTAACGAAGCCATAGAAATTGCCAAAAGTTTCGGCGGCGCCACTTCCAGTAAATTCGTCAACGGAGTTCTGGGAGCGATTTTTGAAGACATTGAAAAAGAAACCAAGCCGAAAAATTCCGATAAAACCAAATAG
- the rpmF gene encoding 50S ribosomal protein L32 produces the protein MALPNRKRSKSRKGVKQYQYRLKKNNLSKCSSCKKSIKPHCICPFCGCYNKKEIIAQKTKAKKGKK, from the coding sequence ATGGCACTTCCAAATAGAAAAAGATCTAAAAGCAGAAAAGGAGTTAAACAATATCAATATCGCCTTAAAAAGAACAATCTCAGCAAATGTTCTTCCTGTAAAAAATCTATAAAACCGCATTGTATTTGCCCATTTTGCGGCTGTTATAATAAGAAAGAAATTATTGCTCAAAAAACAAAGGCGAAAAAGGGTAAGAAATAA
- a CDS encoding DUF5701 family protein: MKNIVNQKMSRGQGNEILNKLEAAGLDGKLAQKIIDSKGNKLGKEIVDLVALSGSKGVLVSQASSEVKVRETQIKRLLECNVHKALNMSEEEFRNRVPLPENRPNALLIIDILDCEKGMKCANGINRLSLAELEDVVILRKLAFYWIYEVENGKKMLGKSPDQCVEIFKKQGRRGLTAREGCFLLIQNPYVLEDHFIDLPGSRYDSGFVPCLDLDVGRPELDSRYSFYSYSRYGSASCGS, translated from the coding sequence ATGAAAAACATCGTGAACCAAAAAATGTCACGAGGCCAAGGCAATGAGATTTTAAATAAACTCGAAGCTGCGGGTCTTGATGGTAAGCTTGCCCAGAAAATTATTGATTCAAAGGGCAATAAACTGGGGAAGGAGATAGTTGATTTGGTCGCTCTCAGTGGTAGCAAAGGAGTATTGGTATCACAGGCATCCTCAGAAGTTAAAGTCAGGGAAACTCAAATAAAGCGTTTACTTGAATGTAATGTTCATAAGGCGCTTAATATGAGTGAAGAAGAATTCAGAAATAGAGTTCCTCTCCCTGAGAACCGCCCCAATGCGTTACTGATTATTGACATACTTGATTGTGAAAAAGGAATGAAATGCGCCAATGGTATAAACCGTCTTAGTCTCGCTGAACTTGAAGATGTGGTTATACTACGAAAATTGGCATTCTATTGGATCTATGAAGTTGAAAACGGAAAAAAGATGTTAGGCAAGAGCCCTGATCAATGCGTTGAGATATTTAAAAAACAAGGACGCAGAGGGCTTACTGCAAGAGAGGGTTGTTTCCTGTTGATTCAGAATCCGTATGTTTTGGAAGATCACTTTATAGATCTTCCCGGCTCTCGCTATGACTCCGGCTTCGTGCCTTGCCTCGACCTCGATGTCGGCAGGCCTGAGCTGGATTCCCGCTATTCCTTCTATTCTTACTCTCGCTATGGTTCGGCTTCTTGCGGGAGTTAG
- the dnaA gene encoding chromosomal replication initiator protein DnaA, giving the protein METLDKNQLWQIVLGDLELSISKANFKTWLQNTRISQIEDNGETVIVSVPNTFTQTWLERKYHRDILKSLQGATDDKVKKVIYRVETSQSIKPSQPLAIELEELKEISTQKESETKNETNSHGLNPKYTFETFIVGSGNELANAASLAAAGQPGKKYNPLFIYGGVGLGKTHLLQAIGHVILKKNPKVKFLYTNAEKFTNEFIQAVGNGSMDKFRKNYRNLDILLIDDFQFMAGKERTQEEFFHTFNTLYQDGRQIVITSDRPPKAIPALEDRLTSRLEWGLIADINPPDLETRLAILKAKCQEKKYGLSEDVLQYLAAQIQSNIRELEGALNKIMAYHELHKIELDLPTVKNILVSLTTQPKKSFLQPKQIIEAVANFYGIRVDEVTGDSRKRELVVPRQISMFLMREEIDASFPLIGKALGNRDHTTAMHAYSKIKQSVAEGGRVKQEIDLIKQRLYN; this is encoded by the coding sequence ATGGAAACATTAGATAAAAATCAACTTTGGCAAATAGTATTGGGTGATTTGGAATTGTCAATTTCAAAAGCCAATTTTAAAACTTGGCTTCAGAACACCCGCATTTCTCAAATAGAAGATAATGGAGAAACGGTAATTGTCAGCGTTCCGAATACTTTTACTCAAACTTGGCTGGAAAGAAAATATCATCGCGATATTTTAAAATCTCTTCAAGGAGCCACGGATGATAAAGTGAAAAAAGTTATTTATCGGGTGGAAACATCTCAATCAATAAAACCCAGTCAGCCATTGGCGATAGAATTGGAAGAACTGAAAGAAATCAGCACTCAAAAAGAATCGGAAACAAAAAATGAAACAAACAGCCATGGATTAAATCCAAAATATACTTTTGAAACTTTCATTGTCGGTTCAGGAAATGAATTGGCGAACGCGGCCAGTTTGGCGGCAGCAGGCCAACCGGGCAAAAAATACAATCCGCTTTTTATTTACGGCGGAGTCGGTTTGGGCAAGACTCATCTTTTGCAAGCCATCGGTCATGTTATTTTGAAAAAAAATCCCAAAGTGAAATTTCTTTACACCAATGCCGAAAAATTCACCAATGAATTTATTCAGGCGGTGGGAAACGGATCAATGGATAAGTTCAGAAAAAATTATCGCAATTTGGATATTCTCTTGATAGATGATTTTCAATTTATGGCCGGCAAGGAAAGAACTCAAGAAGAATTTTTTCATACTTTCAATACTTTGTATCAAGACGGCCGTCAAATTGTCATAACTTCCGATCGGCCTCCCAAAGCCATCCCGGCCTTGGAAGACAGATTAACTTCCCGCTTGGAATGGGGATTGATTGCCGATATTAACCCGCCGGACTTGGAAACAAGACTTGCCATTTTAAAAGCAAAATGCCAAGAAAAAAAATATGGCTTAAGCGAAGACGTCCTTCAATATTTGGCGGCTCAAATTCAAAGCAATATTCGTGAACTTGAAGGAGCTTTGAATAAAATCATGGCTTATCATGAGCTTCATAAAATAGAATTGGATTTGCCGACGGTTAAAAATATTTTAGTCAGCTTAACCACTCAGCCCAAAAAGAGTTTTCTCCAACCCAAGCAAATTATTGAAGCAGTGGCCAATTTTTACGGAATCAGAGTTGATGAAGTAACCGGCGATTCCCGCAAAAGAGAGTTGGTTGTTCCTCGCCAAATTTCAATGTTCTTAATGAGAGAAGAAATAGATGCGTCTTTTCCTTTAATCGGCAAGGCATTGGGTAATCGCGATCATACCACAGCCATGCACGCATACAGCAAAATCAAACAAAGCGTTGCTGAAGGCGGAAGAGTCAAACAAGAAATAGATTTAATCAAACAAAGACTTTATAACTAA